A region of the Fibrobacter sp. genome:
GAAAACGGATATTCCAAAGGGAGTACTCAACTGCAGTTAACCTCTGAGCAGGGGGGGCAGAGAAGCAAGATCAAAATCACATGCAAAATCAGAGTAAGTGTTCCTGTTCTGGTTTCCTCAGTTGAAATATCCCGCAGACAGGAACTCTCTGTTGAAAACTGTGAACTGAAAAATGTTGATATTACACGTTTTGCGCCGGTACCCTTTAGTTCTCCTGATCAGCTTAAGGGAATGCGTGCGGCCAGAACGATTGCTCCTGGAACTATCATCCACAACCGCCTGGTACAATCAATTCCGGTGGTAGAGAAGGGTGATCAGGTCCAGATTATGTATGACAAGGGTAGAGTGCGATTGTCGGTCATGGGAGTCGCGAGGGAACCTGGAGGGATTGGAGAGAGGATCTGGGTTGAGAACGCGGCTACCAATAAACTGATCAGAGTAGTGATCAGGGGCAAAGGAAAAGTCAGTATACCACAAGGAGGCGATCTAATATGATCCGGAAGATGATTAAAGTTGCGTTATTTTTAACTGTGGTAATGAGTTACGCAGTATATGCTGCTCCAATTCAAAACCTTTACTCAGATCAGCGTGCAATGAAAGTGGATGACTTACTGACCATTCTGATTGTGGAATCTGCTAAGGCTGGAAGTGAGAGTAAAACTGAAACCAGCAAACAGAATGAAGTTGGAGCGCAGGGAAGCGGAACAGGTGCTCTCAGTTTTATTCCGAATGTGGGGATGTCTGGAGGGACGAGGGTAGGGTTTGATGGTCGTGGTGGGACATCAAGGGCGGGGACGCTGGAGGCTACAATTTCCGCCAGAGTTCTCAAGGTCATGGACAATGGTAATCTGGTCATTGAAGGCAGCAAAGTAGTTGAGATCAATGATGAAAAAGAGATTATCAAGATCAACGGCATAGTCAGACCTCAGGATATTTTGCAGAACAATATAGTTTACTCATCCAGCATAGCTGATGCACAGATTACCTATGCCGGAAAAGGTGAGGCAAACACAGGGAGAAGACCTGGACTGATCGCGAGGTTTCTGAACTGGATCTTTTA
Encoded here:
- a CDS encoding flagellar basal body L-ring protein FlgH, with protein sequence MIRKMIKVALFLTVVMSYAVYAAPIQNLYSDQRAMKVDDLLTILIVESAKAGSESKTETSKQNEVGAQGSGTGALSFIPNVGMSGGTRVGFDGRGGTSRAGTLEATISARVLKVMDNGNLVIEGSKVVEINDEKEIIKINGIVRPQDILQNNIVYSSSIADAQITYAGKGEANTGRRPGLIARFLNWIF